The Parus major isolate Abel chromosome Z, Parus_major1.1, whole genome shotgun sequence genome has a window encoding:
- the F2RL2 gene encoding proteinase-activated receptor 3: MKILFFTGLLSLTSSFCTTASEFSLNGSAIKTVSLIKTFRGISARDYDYIPPYAIEGETTTIHIRENKCTSKKSNDSTLTEVSNATLEYLTSSLSTKLIPAVYLSAVLLGVPSNAIILWMLLFRIRSVCTAVLYTNLAVSDLLFCIMLPFKIAYHINGNNWIFGETMCRAATVVFYGNMYCSILLLTCISVSRYVAIVHPFTYKSLPKRAYAIAACAAVWAVVFLYMLPLAIMQQSYYVKQLDIYTCHDVHSACETISSFQFYYYVSLAVFGFLIPLATIVFCYVSIIRTLKTQEWFWYVKVSLLILTIFAICFVPSNIILIVHHINYYYNNTDGLYSFYLIALCLSSLNSCLDPFLYFLMSKIRSQSNTYLTMVKISREK, encoded by the coding sequence CTTCAGAATTCTCACTGAATGGCTCTGCAATTAAAACAGTGTCTCTTATCAAAACTTTTCGTGGAATTTCAGCAAGAGACTATGATTACATCCCCCCTTATGCTATAGAAGGGGAAACAACAACCATCCAtatcagagaaaacaaatgcactTCAAAAAAGTCAAATGACTCCACATTAACAGAAGTGAGCAATGCCACGCTGGAGTACCTGACCAGCTCTCTGAGCACCAAGCTAATACCTGCCGTCTACCTCAGTGCTGTTTTATTGGGCGTACCGTCTAATGCCATCATTTTGTGGATGCTGCTCTTCAGGATCCGCTCCGTGTGCACTGCCGTCCTCTACACAAACTTGGCTGTTTCAGACCTGCTCTTCTGCATCATGCTGCCCTTCAAAATAGCCTACCACATCAACGGGAACAACTGGATATTTGGGGAGACCATGTGTCGAGCGGCCACGGTGGTGTTTTACGGCAACATGTACTGCTCCATTCTGCTGCTCACGTGCATCAGCGTCAGCCGCTACGTGGCCATCGTTCACCCCTTCACCTACAAGAGCCTCCCGAAGCGCGCCTACGCCATCGCAGCCTGCGCTGCCGTGTGGGCCGTCGTCTTCTTGTACATGCTCCCGCTTGCCATCATGCAGCAAAGCTATTACGTGAAGCAGCTGGACATTTATACCTGCCACGACGTGCACAGTGCCTGTGAAACCATATCTTCCTTCCAGTTCTACTACTACGTGTCCTTAGCTGTATTCGGGTTCTTAATACCGCTTGCAACTATCGTCTTCTGCTATGTCTCAATTATACGGACACTCAAGACTCAGGAATGGTTCTGGTACGTCAAAGTCAGTCTTTTGATTCTTACCATCTTCGCTATTTGCTTTGTGCCAAGCAATATTATCCTTATTGTCCATCACATCAACTATTACTATAACAACACAGATGGGTTGTATTCTTTTTATCTAATTGCTTTATGTCTTAGCAGCCTAAATAGTTGTCTTgatccttttctttattttctgatgtcAAAAATTAGAAGTCAATCCAATACTTATCTAACAATGGTTAAAATatccagagaaaaatga